GGCCGTGCCCAGCGAACCGGCGTCCGCGCCCTGACCGTGGTCTTCCCAGGAGTTGCCCAGGGTCACGCTGCCGTCCATGTTGAGTTCAACCCAGGCCTCGGAGGTGTCCGGCCCGTCAAGGCCAGCGCCGTACACGCCAAGGGCGATGCCCACGCCGCGCTTGACTTCGGCGGTGGAACGCTCCTTCACGCGCTTTTTGGATTCTTCATAGTAGGGGCGCATTTTATCGAACATTTCAGGCAGGCTCATGACTTCAGGAACCTGGCCAGAGGGCGTGGTGTCGCCTTCCTTATAGCAGTTCAGGGCGCGCAGTTCGAAGGGATCCATGCCGAGCTTTTCAGCCAGTTCGTCCATGAGCACTTCAGAGGGGAATTCCGATTCCGGCGCGCCGTAACCGCGGAAAGCCGCGCCCCAGCAGTGGTTGGTGGCAACGGTGCGGCCCTGGCCGCGAATGTTGGCGATGCCGTAGCCAGCGCCGATGTACTGCGCACCGCGCAGGGTGAGCAGGTCGCCGAATTCGGAATAGGGGCCGTGGTCAACGCTCCAGTCCGTTTCCATAGCGAGGATCTTGCCCTGCTTGGTGGCCGCGTAACGCAGCGTGGTCCAGAAGGGCGAACGCTTGCCGGTGTAGTTCTGCTGCTGCTCATAGTTGTAGCGCAGGTGGCAGGGACGACCGGTGGCCATGACGGCCACGCCGATGAGCGCTTCCATGGTGGGGCTGAATTTGTAGCCAAAGGTGCCGCCCGCGGTGTTTTGCACCAGCACGAGATCCTTGGGGAATTCCAGGCCCAGACCGGGAGCGATCATAAGCGCGTGCAGGTGAAGACCGATGGACTTGGAGTGGATGACCACCTGGCCCTGCTCGTTGATGTAGCCGTAACCCACGTCGGGTTCGATGGGCAGGTGCGGCTGGCGCTGGGTGTAGTAGCTGCCCTCGATCACGACATTATTGGAGTCGTTGAAGAAAGGAGCCGTATCGCCGCCCTTTTCTTCAAACTGATCATAATAGACGTTGGGGGTGCCGGGGTGGATTTCAATGGCGTCAGGGGCCATGGCTTCGGGAGCGCTCATGTATTCGGGCAGCAGCTCCAGGTCAAACTTGACCTTTTCAGCGGCGGCGCGCGCATTGGCCTCGGAGTCGGCACAAACGATGGCCAGGGCATCGCCGTACTGGAAGATCTTCTGGTCGTTCAGGATGGGGCGTTCCCAACCGTCACCCTTGTTGGTGGGGAAGGTGATGAGGCCCGTGATGCGGTTTTTGCCCTTCACGTCCTTGTGGGTCAGCACCTTGACCACGCCGGGCATTTTTTCGGCCTCGGCGGTGTCGATGCCCTTGATGATGGCATGGGACACCTTGGCCTGGGCCAGGGCCAGATGCAGGGTGTCTTCAGGCATACGCCCTGCGGCGTCCGCGCCGAATTCGGCCACGCCCGTGACCTTGGCCACAGCGCTGGGACGGGGGATGCTGGTGCCCCAGATGCGGCCGTCGGCAGGCATCTTGAAGCTGATTTCTTCAACGGTTTTTTCGCCGCGCATGATGGCGGCCGCGTCCATGACGGCGTCCACCAGGGGCTTGTAGCCCGTGCAGCGGCAGATATTGTGGTTCTTCTGGAACCAGTCGCGCACGTCTTCACGGCTGGGCTTGATGTTCTCGTCCAGCAAAGCTTTGGCCGACACGATGAAACCGGGGGTGCAAAAACCGCACTGCGCCGCGCCGTGCTGTATCCAGGCATGCTGCAGGGGGTGCAGGCAGGCGGGCGTACCGATGCCTTCAAGCGTGGTTATGGCTGCATTTTCAGCCACGCGGCTCATCTTGATGATGCAGGCGCGCGACACCTTGCCGTCAACAATGACGGTACAAGCGCCGCACTGCCCTTTGCCGCAGCCGACCTTGACGCTGGTGAGCTGCAACTGGCTGCGCAGCACGTCCACCAGGGTATCATTGGGGCTGACCAGCAAACGCCGGGGTATGCCGTTCACTACTAGAGTTTTTGGTTCCATGCGCGACTCCTTTATTAATAAATGCCTGTGTATTTGCCGACGCGGGATATCCGCGCTCAGGGCCGTGGCTGACCGGCGTGCACGCCGTGCTGCTCTTCCAGAAAACAGAATGATATTTTGACTGTGATACCGTTGCGCCCGCGCCTCTATTTGCCAAAAGGACACATGGGGTACGTGCATTCAGGGCAACCCGAGCAAAAACCGCCGTGCCCAAGGGCCGCCACATCTTCGGGCGTGACCTTG
This DNA window, taken from Desulfovibrio sp. 86, encodes the following:
- a CDS encoding molybdopterin-dependent aldehyde oxidoreductase; amino-acid sequence: MEPKTLVVNGIPRRLLVSPNDTLVDVLRSQLQLTSVKVGCGKGQCGACTVIVDGKVSRACIIKMSRVAENAAITTLEGIGTPACLHPLQHAWIQHGAAQCGFCTPGFIVSAKALLDENIKPSREDVRDWFQKNHNICRCTGYKPLVDAVMDAAAIMRGEKTVEEISFKMPADGRIWGTSIPRPSAVAKVTGVAEFGADAAGRMPEDTLHLALAQAKVSHAIIKGIDTAEAEKMPGVVKVLTHKDVKGKNRITGLITFPTNKGDGWERPILNDQKIFQYGDALAIVCADSEANARAAAEKVKFDLELLPEYMSAPEAMAPDAIEIHPGTPNVYYDQFEEKGGDTAPFFNDSNNVVIEGSYYTQRQPHLPIEPDVGYGYINEQGQVVIHSKSIGLHLHALMIAPGLGLEFPKDLVLVQNTAGGTFGYKFSPTMEALIGVAVMATGRPCHLRYNYEQQQNYTGKRSPFWTTLRYAATKQGKILAMETDWSVDHGPYSEFGDLLTLRGAQYIGAGYGIANIRGQGRTVATNHCWGAAFRGYGAPESEFPSEVLMDELAEKLGMDPFELRALNCYKEGDTTPSGQVPEVMSLPEMFDKMRPYYEESKKRVKERSTAEVKRGVGIALGVYGAGLDGPDTSEAWVELNMDGSVTLGNSWEDHGQGADAGSLGTAHEALRPLKIAPEKIHLVMNDTSKTPNSGPAGGSRSQVVTGNAIRVACEMLVEGMRKPGGGFFTPEEMKAEGRPLHYDGKWSAPAKDCDGKGQGSPFACYMYGLFLSEVAVEVATGKATVEKIVCVADIGTLCNKLVVDGQIYGGLAQGVGLALTEDYEDLKKHSTIAGSGVPSIKMIPDDMEIVYVQTHRKDGPFGASGVGEMPLTAPHAAIINGIYNACGARVRHLPARPEKVLEAMPK